CAGTGAACGCGTCGGCGGTGCGTTTGGCTGCCGACCGCTGATCCGGAGTCCCGTCCGCCGCCGGTTTCGGCATCGACAACCCCGACAGCGCAGACAACAACATCTCGCCGGTCAACGGATCGAAATCGCCCTTGATCACGACCCGACCATTCAGCGTCGGCGCGATGCGTAGCGCATTCAGATCGTTATCCTCGCCGGGCGGAGGCTGATCGGATTCGAAAATCCGCTCCAAAACCGCAATCGCATACCGCAGCTTCGTAGTGGTCGCTTCCACCCCGGATGCGGCGGCGAGAAGGGTTTTCAGGCTTGGTGTTAACGCGCTGTCCGGCATCCCCTTCGGTGGGGACTCGCAGAACGCGGCGATCAACGCCGCATGGTCGAGCGAGAGATCACCGGCCTCGAACTGCGCAGCAATATCGGGAAACGATCGCAGTGCGGCACCGAGGGCAGCGATCTTGTTGCCGGCCGAGTTCTGCAGCATCGTATTGGCCGCCAACCACCGTCCGACACCGCGGTAGCAGAGCACTTGTTCGTCGGGATTGAGTGTCAGCTCGTCGACCGCGGCCACTCGAATCGCTTCCAACCGAAGGATTTCCACAGATGCGCTGACGGCAACATCACGAACCTCGGCCGGACGTAACCGCCACAACCTACCGCGCACACCCGCCGCCGAACCAGCTACAACATCCCCCACCGCAATTGAATCGCTCACCGTCGTCATCAAGGCCTCCCCACCCTGACCTAATTATACTCGAACATCTATTCGATTCAAGAGACATATCGGGCAAGTTTGCTCGAATAGTGCTTGTAGACAGAAACATTGACTTGTTCCATGACAGGGTGTGTGGCACCCAGCCGGGCTACGTCCTGCCTATCAGCCAATTCTCTTGCAAGACTTGGTTCACCGAACTGAGAGGACAGTGATGGATCGATCCGGAACCACTATCGACCGGGCAGACGTCATCGGCATGTGGGTGACATCGGACGGTTTCATACGCCAGGAACTGCGGGCGGACGGCCGCTACGACGAAGCACGTGGCACCCGAATAAGCGCATACACCGGCCGTTACTCCGTAACCGGAAGCCATCTCGATTACGTCGACGACACCGGATTCACTGCAACCGGAGATATTCGCGACGGGGTGCTCTACCACGAGCATCTCGTCTTGTACCGAGAGGCAACAAGTCATGAGTGAGCACAAGGTAATACTGATCACGGGGGCCAGCAGCGGAATTGGGGCCGCGACAGCGAGGAAGTTAGCCGCCGACGGTCACCGGATTTTCCTCGGCGCACGACGTACCGAACAACTCGAGCACCTCGTCAACGAGCTCGTCGAAGCCGGGGGCACCGCGGCGTTCCGCAGGTTGGACGTAACTGACCTTGCCGATTTCCGGTCATTCGTCGACGCTGCCCATCAACAGTTCGGACGGGTGGACGTCGTGGTCAACAACGCTGGAGTCATGCCCCTGTCGCCACTCGGCGCACTGAACATCGACGAGTGGAACCGGATGATCGACGTGAATGTTCGTGGCGTGCTTCATGGCATCGCCGCAGCACTACCACTCATGGAGTCTCAAGGCAGCGGTCATTTCGTGAACATCGCGTCGGTCGGGGCATATGAAGTGGTGCCGACCGGGGCGGTGTACTGCGCTACGAAGTTTGCGGTTCGCGCGATTTCCGAGGGGCTACGCCAGGAATCGTCCGGCGACGTCCGCGTCACCGTCGTCTCCCCCGGTGTTACGGAATCCGAACTGGCGGAGAGCATTTCCGATGACAGAGCCAGGGAAGACATGAAGGCGTATCGCGCCGTCTCAATACCGGCTGCAGCAATCGCAAACGCAATTGCATTCGCTGTCGATCAGCCATCGGATGTGGACGTGAACGAGATCGTCGTTCGCCCCGCCGCGAGCGTGCAGTAAGTTCCGCGAGCGCACAGCAGTCCGAACGACCAGGGGTCAGGTGGCGGGTCGACCAGAACGCAGATCCGTGCCGCGTCGCTCCTGATCCCTGGTCGCGGTAAGCGAACCCAGCAACGTCAACGCTCGATCACTGGGCGAACCACGCTCCGCTTGATAGATCACCAACTGCTGTCCGGGCCGGTCACGGACGTCAAATGTCTGAGAGGTCAGACTCATTGCGCCAACCTCGGGATGGACCAGTTCCTTGGCGTCCAACGTCTTACCTCGGACATGACCTTCTGCCCAGAACTGACGGAACGCGAGGCTGGCCGCCGTGAGTTCATCAACCAACTTGCGCAAACGCGCATCGGCAGAGGCATGGCCGACGGCTAGTCGAAGTGTTGCGACGGTGGCCTGCGCAGCATGCTGCCAGTCGGCGTAGAACTCGGCGCCGGCCGGATCCGTGAATACCATCCGCAGCAGATTATCGGTGGCGCTGAACGGCGAGAAGAGTGTGTCGGCGACCCGATTGCGCGCAAGGATGTCGAGTGTCCTGTTCAGCACGAATGCCGGAGTCCAGTCATAAGTGTCCATCAACTGGAGCAGTGCGGGGCTCACAGATTCCCCGGTACCTGAACCACGGTCGCTCGGCACCAGACCTGCTAACCGGTACAGGTGCATCTCCTGATCTGCGTCGAGCCGTAATGCACGCACAAGCGCATCAAGAACCTGCGTCGACGGATTACGCTCTCGCCCTTGCTCCAAGCGGGTGTAGTAATCGGCACTCAGGCCTGCGATTATCGCAACCTCCTCGCGCCTGAGCCCAGGGACGCGTCGAGTGCCGTAGCTGTGGATCCCCGCATCTTTCGGGGAGACCTGAGCACGGCGCGAGCGAAGGAAATCTCCTAATTCACTGGAAGGCATTCCCCGATGCTAGTTCGGGAATACAAGGCGATGGGTGGGTGCAGTTCACCCACCCGGGAATCACTTCGAACAACTGCCGATTTGCCCTCGCCTGATCAGGGATGAAGCGTCCCGAATCCCACAACCGCAGAATCCGTCGTCCAATCGAGATCATGCACTCGGACCTTGCCGAACTCGTTGCCGCCGACGGTAATTGCCTTGTCCCCGTCGACGGATACAACGATGTTGGTGTGCTGGCCGGACAATCGTGAGCTGTCGTAGATCACGACGTCGCCTATGTCGGGTGTATAGCTACCGTCGTTCTCCGAGTAGGCGTCGATTCCCTGGTAATACTCCTGCAGTGTGTAAACGCCAGGAATACGCCAACTTCCGGAGTTCGGATTGGACAGCGGACGTCCGGCTTCGCGCATGATCCAGCTGACAAAATCGGCGCACCATTCCTCGTCGATGCCATCGGAATAGAAAGTGCCCGGACGTCCCTGTTCGTGCTCGGCCCGCAGGAGTTCGAGCACACGAACCTGGTCCGTAGTGAGGGCGCTCAAATCGGTAACCGGGAACTCGGCGGTATCCCAGGGAAGATATCGCGATGGTGCGACTGAAATTACGACGGCGCCAGCCACGACGACAACACCGAGAACTGCGGCAATCCACAGCATGACGCGGCGGCGTCGATTCGGTTTGTCAGCATTCACCCTTACCAGTGTGCCAGTCCGCCGCGAATGGGATCGCCGGACACGTCAACGACCTGCACATTCGTATTCATGTGCCAGCAAACTATTGCTATGGCACCAAAGTGGTGCCATAGTGATGCCATGGACTTGACACCGTACGTCGACAACCTTCGCCACGAACTCGCGGTGGCTGCCGAGGCCGGCGGAGAAGACACAAAGACACTCGCCGAACGATTGACCGCACCGCTGGAATCAGCAGTACGACTCACTCTCCTCGACGCGTTGTCCACGGCAGCAGCAGAGATCACCCGCGATCTCGCACCAGGTTCGGTGGATCTCCGCCTACGTGGGCGTGAACCCGAATTTGTTGTGACACCTGCCCTGCGCGAACCGACTCCTATCGACGCCGACGAGCAGCCGACACCGGTCCCACGCGCCATCACGGAGTCCGACGATGCCGCGATGACCCGAATAAACCTGCGACTGGGTCAAGAACTCAAGGACCGAATCGAGGCTGCCGCCCGTGAGGCCGGGATATCGGTCAACGCGTGGCTGGTCCGCTCGGCTGCGGCCGCGCTGGAAGGCGGCGCAAGCCGGAATGCTCCGAGACAACGCGCGTCTCAGGGTGCCGATACCTTCACCGGCTGGGTGCACTGACACCAGATTCACCTGCGCACCAACTTCTTTCACCAACCGAAGACAACATCGTCGGGAGTATCACCATGCCTACATTCAGCACACCGGACCCCATCACCGCGATCATCGACATCTCTGTCGGACGTATCCGGATCAGCGCAAGCGACCGCGAGGACACGGTCGTAGAAGTCTTGCCCAGCAACTCCTCTCACGATGCCGATATCCGCGTCGCCGAACAGACTCGCGTCGAATTCGCAGGTGGTCGACTACAGATCAAAACGCCGAAACAGCGCGGTCTCGGCATCTTCGGCAGAACCGGATCTGTCGACGTCTCGATTCAACTTCCCTCCGGCAGCGGGCTCGAGGGCGCAGCGGCCGTCGCAAGCCTCCACGCCACCGGCACACTCGGAAGATCTCGCGTGAAACTCTCCAGTGGCGAATGCGCACTGGACACCACCGGGCCAGTCGACATCAGCACCGGCGCAGGCGCAATCACTGTCGAGCATGTCGTAGGCGACGTCGATGCAAGCACCGGATCAGGAACAATCCGCATTCGCCGAGTTGATGGCAACGCGGTAGTCAAGAACTCCAACGGCGACATCGCTATCGGCGAGATCGCCGGCACGCTGAAGGCCAAATCGGCAAACGGTGACGTCATCGTGGAGCATGCCGAATGTGATGCAACTGCCGCAACAGCCAACGGTGACATTCGTTTGAACAGCATCGAGAGCGGAGTTGTCTCCGCGAAAACCGCTGCGGGCAAGATTCACATCGGCGTTCGATCCGGTACCGCCGCTCGATTCGACGCTCATACCTCTTTCGGTCGCGTCGACAACCAGATGACCACCACTCACGGACCGGCTGCCACCGAGCGCAGGGTGGACGTCCACGCACATACCAGCTACGGCGACATCGTCATCCGACGTTCGGAGCCTCCAAAAATCTAGTGAAAAGGAACGCTGATGACCCGCAAACCAGCTATCACCGCAACGGGCCTGACAAAGTCCTACTCCGAAAAGACGGTACTGGACGGAATCGACTTGTCCGTCGACAGTGGAACTGTCTTCGCGCTTCTCGGCCCCAATGGCGCCGGCAAGACCACCATCGTGGAAATCCTCTCGACACTCACTCCCGCCGACAGTGGCAACATCCGCATCGCGGGGTACAACCCTGCCGACGATCCCGATGCCGTGCGCGCAGTTATCGGTGTCACCGGGCAATTCTCCGCGGTGGACGACTATCTCACCGGCGCGGAGAACCTACTCCTCATGGCCGACCTTCATCATCTGAGCCGGGACGAACGTCGCACTCGCACTGACGAACTCCTGAAAAAATTCGATCTTGTCGATGCTGCCGGAAAGCTTGCTTCGGCGTACTCCGGCGGAATGCGTCGAAGACTCGATCTGGCAATGACATTGATCGGGCAGCCGGAGATCATCTTCCTGGACGAACCCACCACCGGTCTCGATCCCCGGAGCCGGCGCTCGATGTGGCAGATCATCCGCGAGCTGGTCAGTGATGGTGTCACCATTTTCCTCACGACGCAGTACCTCGAGGAAGCCGACCAATTGGCCGACCACATTGCCGTTCTCGACCACGGACGGATTGTCGCCCAAGGCACCGCAGCGGAGCTCAAACGCCACATCCCCGGCGGTCATGTTCGGCTGCACTTCTTCGACAGAAATCAATTAGATTCTGCTGCAGATATTTTCGACAATTCTTCGCGTGACGATGCCGCCTATGTTCTGCAGGTTCCCAGCGACGGCGGCGTCCGCTCATTGCGTTCTCTTCTCGACCAACTCGACGCTCATTCGATCGACGTCAAGGAACTCTCGGTCCACACCCCGGATCTGGACGATGTGTTCCTGGCGCTCACAGGCACCGAAAGGACCGACGCGCGATGACCACCATGACGCTTGCCTATCTGGACTCGAAGACCATGCTGCGCCGTAGCATTCGACATATTCTGCGATATCCGTCGATGACGGTGATGCTCGTCGGGATGCCTGTCGTCTTCCTGTTGCTGTTCGTCTACGTTCTGGGCGGAACACTCGGAAATGGCCTCGGCCCAGGCGGTGGTGGCCGAGCAGAGTACGTCAACTACGTTGCACCGGCGATCATTCTGATGACGGTGGCATCAGCAGCACAAGGCACGGCGATCTCCGTCGCCACCGACATGACCGCGGGGATCATCGCACGATTCCGCACCATGGCAATCACCCGCACGTCCGTGCTGACCGGCCACGTTCTCGGCAGCCTACTGCAGACGATCGTCAGTCTCGTTGTCGTCATCGCGGTGGCAATCGCCGTGGGTTTCCGTCCGACCGCCGGCGTCGTCGAGTGGATTGCGACCTTCGCGCTCCTCATCTTGGTCGCCATTGCCATGATCTGGCTGTCCGTCGCCTTCGGGCTCGTCAGCAAGAGCGTCGAGACCGCAAGCAATCTTCCGATGGTGTTGATCCTCTTGCCCTTCCTGGGAAGCGGATTCGTTCCCACCGACTCGATGCCGACCGTACTTCGATGGTTTGCCGAGTATCAGCCGTTCACCCCAATAATCGAGACACTTCGGGGATTACTTCTCGGTGAGCCCATCGGGAACAATGCAATCCTCGCAGTCGGGTGGTGCGTCGCGATCACCTTCCTCTCCTACCTCTGGGCACGGAGTTTGTTCAACCGACGCCCGGTGCGCTGACCTCGAAACACACGATCTTCGAGAACGGGCACGGTATCGCTGTCGTCGAGTTCAGAGGCGATGGCGACATCGTGTGGGAATCCGAGAGCGACCAACTCGCGTCCTGAAGCGCACTCGCGCAGTCGCTCCTCGTAAGAACCCGATACTGCCACCCACGCATCTGCTGCCATTCGAGCCTCCGGCGATACGGAACCGCCCCAACCAGCCGCAATCAACGCCGCGACAACAGCACCGGCGCCCCAGAGGTCCTCCACCGCCGGGCGTAATTCTCCACCGGGCCACTTCTCCCCGGACGCAACAATCGCCACACGGGATCGTGAACCAAGCTGGTGCACAATCCAATCGGCAACTGCAGATGCGTTCCGCAACGAAGCACCCACACAGATCGGGGCCACGGCAGCCAGAGCGAACGCTATCGTCGACCCGTTCGGGGACGGCAATACCAACCGTCCTGGACTTTCCGATTCGCGAATCGATTTGGGAGACAAACTGATCTGGCCGTCAGTTGCCACACTCCGTCGCACAGCAAGAACCGCGTCGACGTCACGGGAGTACTCGAATGCACTCTCGTCGTACCAGGAATACGGAAAGACCTCGATTCCCGCATCCGCAGCAACACTCAGAGTGGTCGTGAACGAAAGAACATCGACCACAACGGCCACATCGACATCGGTGGTGATCGCTTCGGCGCCCGGGAGACCCCAATCGAATCGCAGGCCGTACTCGCGTTGACGATGCTCGGAATTCATGGCACCAGGATCTCAGAAAGGAGGCAACGACGCTGCGACAAGAATTCCTCGACTATGGTTAGGGTACCCATATTATCTTGAAGGACGAGGTTGCTGTGAACCCCATGTTGAGCCGCCGTGCCATGTTGTCCGTCACGTTCGCCACTGCCGCAGGTTTTGTCCTTGCGGCTTGCGGTGACAATTCGAATGAAGAGTCCGCCGCCGGCGCCCCGGGTGGGCACGCCGAACCGAACGCCTTCCCGGTCACGATCGATCACAAGTTCGGGTCCACGACCATCGAGCAGGCCCCCAGTCGCATCGCCGCTGTCGGTATCGGCGACGCGGATGTCCTGCTCTCCCTCGGTCTGACACCCGTGCTGGTTCCGGTGTGGAAGGGCTCGACCGATGACGGAATCGGCGTCTGGGCCGACTCGGCCGTTCAGGGCGCCGAGCCGACACCATTGGCCAATGCCACCACCGAGTTCGATATCGAGACGATTATCGCTTCGGCTCCGGACTTGATCATCGCGGTCAACAACGCAATCGACGAAGACCTGTACAAGCAGCTCAGCGCAATCGCACCGACAGTGCTGCACGCTGCCGATCAGACCGATTGGGTGCTGCCATGGCAGGAAGTGACGACCCGCATCGGCACAGCTGTCGGCCTTCCCGCACAAGCCGAGCAGGAAGTGCAGGACCTCGAGGATCTGATCGTTCGCACCCGTACGGAGAACCCACAATTCGAAGGCAAGACAGCAGCACTCGTCATTCGGTGGAGTGACGGCAATCTGCGAGCGTTCAGCCCCGAAGCCGCGCGGGCCCAGTTGCTCACTCAGTTGGGGTTCACAGCGCCTGCCGCACTGAAGGATCGTTTTGCGGGCAAGTTGAACTACGAGATCTCCGCCGAGAACTACGACCTCCTCGAATGCGATTACCTACTTTTCGACAACTACGAGAAGGCCCGCCCCGAGATGGAGTCGCAGGCTGCGTTCACCAACCTGAACGTTGTGAAGTCCGGCGGCCTGATCAGCTTGGACCCCATCGTCAGTGATGCGGTGTCCATGCCGAATCCGCTCACCATTCCGTTTGTCCTGGAGGATTTTGTCGCGAAGATCAATCAGACGATCGCGGCTCGATAACCTTCGTTCGACCTGACCACACCCACAACGCCACAGCCGAGACGGCCACGCAGACCGACACGATCACCCACGGTGACGCCGGCGCTGCGTGGCCGTTGTCGACGAGGTCGTACACAACACCGACTCCCACGGTTCCCAGCAAAGCAAGCAAGCCACCGATCGTGTTGAGCATGCCGAAATGCGCACCGAGGTTACTTTCACGACCGAGGATCGCGATGGTGTCGCGCATCGGCGGCACCATCAGCATCTGGCCCAAGTGAAGTAGGCCGATCCAGAGCGCCAGCCCCACGATCTGCGTCGACGCAGATGCCTGGGTGCTCACACCGGTCGCCAGCGGCACCAGAAACGAACCGGAAATCAACACCAATCCGAAGGTGATTGCCCGGCGATGTCCGATGCGATGAGCCACCGCTACAGTCGGCCCCTGACCCACTATCACCAATACCGCAGCACCCACATAGAACCACCCGAGCGCAGACTGCGAACCGACTCCACGCTCGAGTTGTTCAGGAAGCATCAGATACAGCTGGCTGTATGCAACGAGCTGAAAACTGCAGAGTGTTGCGAAGAGCAGAAAGTTGTTGTTGGTCAGGACGCTTCGCCATACATCGCGCAGCGTGTACGTCGAGACCGGACCCCCGTCTGCATCGCCCGGACGGGGGAACCAAACGTAGAACCCCACCCACATGATCGCGAACAGAAGCGCCGCAGCGGACGCCGTCCACGAAAACGGAAACACCAGCAGTGCTGCGCCGAGCGCCGGCCCGATCACGGTACCCAGTCGACTGCACATCTGTTCCACGGCAAACAGATCGGTACGACGCATGACTCCTGACACCTCGAGTTCGCGGCCGTACTCGGCGTTGGCCGACTCCACCGCGGGTGCAAAGAGCGCAGCCGCAAAGCCCACCAGGAGTATTCCGGTGATCACGCCGACCATGCTCTCGGCCAATCCGAGCATGAGAAAGCCGACTACCCGAACGGCGATGCCCAACAGGATGATCGGACGCTTGCCAAATCGGTCGGCAAGGCTTCCTCCGATGAAGAACATGCCCTGCTGGCTGAACATGCGCAGCCCGAGTACCAAGCCGACAATCCAGGCCGCAAATCCGAGATCTTCGGAGAGGTGCACCGCAAGAAACGGGACAACCAGATAGAACCCTATGTTGAACAGCACCATCGAGAGGAGGAGCAGTTTCACAACGGGCGGTAGAACACGAACCTTCGCAAAGGTCTTACTACCCGGGAAACGCGTACTGAGCACCACAACCGACAACACTATGGCCCGTGCGTGCCCCAGCGGAAATTACGTGCCGTTCAGAGAACCACCAAGTCTGTTCAGCGCTTCCACCATCGCTCCGTTGAAACCACCCCCACCGTGACCGGCGTCGCCCTGCACTACCAACTCACTACTCGGCCAACTCTTGTGGATGGCCCAGGCAGTATCAAGCGGACCGGAGACGTCGTAACGACCGTGTACGAGAATCGCGGGAATCTCCGCAAGACGAGTCATTCCGTCCATGATCTGATTCGGCACCAGGAAACAATCGTGGCTCCAGTAATGTGTCACCAATCGCGTGAACACGCGACGAAACTCCGGGTTCTCGTATCGCACACTGGGCGTCCAGCCTGGCATCAACGACACGTGGACGTCCTCCCACCGGCACCATTGCACCGCTGCATTCTCCCGCACAACAGGATTCGGATCCGCAAGCAACCGCGCATATGCCGCAGCGATGTTTCCCTCACGCTCATCCATCGGCACCGGTTCGATGAACTCTTCCCATTCGCGGGGGAAGACTCGGCGCATGCTTCGGGTAATCCACTCGATTTCGGCGTGGGTACCGCCGGTGATCGCACCCAATGCCATCGCGATCACACGTTCGGGAAACGCCTGCGCGTACACCAACCCCAAACTCACACCCCAGGAAAGGCCGGTGACGATCCACCGATCGATACCAAGATGCTCACGCAGTCGCTCGATGTCATCGAGGATGTGCGCGGTGGTGTTCACGGTGAGGTCGACGTCAGGGCCGTCCGCGAGTGGACGACTACGCCCACAACCACGTTGATCGAACAGCACCGCACGGAACCTCGTCGGATCGAAGTAGCGCCGCGCCCCCAACGTGCATCCCGATCCAGGGCCGCCGTGAAGATACACAACCGGAATTCCCGACGGATTTCCGACGCTCTCCCAATACAGAATGTGACCGTCCGAGGCATCGAGCATCCCCGACTCGTACGGATCCACCGGAGGATACAACCGAGCATTCATGGACCGATCCTGTCATGCGAACACTCGTTGGCGGACATGGCCTTTCCGAAAATATTGTGGGTCAGCACAACTCGATGACCCGCCGGGCAGGATGTTTCACCCTCCGATCTGGGGGATATGCAGGAAGTACGGCCGACAGCTGGAGAACTCATGAGAAGAACGATCGCAGCAATCATCGTCGCAGGAGCCCTCGTGTCCCTTCCTGCCTGCGGAAACAACGACGCGAACACAGACAACGGGACCAGCGTCACCGCCGAATCGACGACGGCATCGTCCACGAAATCGACAACAGTTCGCAGCAGCTCCGTCACCTCCACCGCCGACCTGGGAATGATCGACCAGGCAAAACTGGCCGCTTTTGTTGTGGCCTTCCGCACCGCCTACCCGGATCTCGCTCAGGATCGCGAGGACGAAAGCATCCAGGAAATCGTGTTCACCTCCTGCAACGACATCGCCGCCGGTGTCAGCGAGCAGGATGTCACCGAAGAGATCCGGGATCTTGCCGCGAACAACGACACGGAAGCGACGCAGGCCCAAGCCGAACAGATCTACAAATTGGTGACACCAGCCTGTCCGTGAGGTGCATATATCGCCGGTGACCTACCGTGTGTAGGACATCGCGGCGACGGGAGCACACCACATGCGTGAAGGTTTTCGCTTACCCGGGTATGGCGGTGCAGCGGTTTTTCTGCGCAGCCACGCCGTTCCGGCTCGGACGCTCGAGACGGAGGCCCCCACACTCGTGTTCGACGTGGGACTACTCAGCCCCGACGAATACAACCAGTACCTCAACCGACCTGCCGGCGACGGATTCGTGGAACGACTTTCGGCATTTTTCTTCCACGCTGCGGCCGATTTCCACCCGGAGCGCTCACTGGATACGTTCAGCGACGAGACCCTCGGCTTGACGATCGCCGTCCGCTCCAGCACCGATCAGCGAGTCGAACTCGAATTCTCGCTAGCCGAAGACGCAACGGAATCAGATTCCGAGCGCGATGAAATGGACTTCGAGACAAGCAGAGTCGTCCTGGCCACCTCCGCTCAATCGGTGGGCCGACTCAGCGGTCGGACAAGCTCGCATTTCGACGGTGAGGCGTAGCAATGGGATTCCTGTTCGAGGTTCTCGATTTCCCCGACGGCAGCCGCATGACCGATCTGTGGAACAACACATGGGCCGACGAAGCGGTGGGTGACGAGATCGCATCGGGCCACTTCATTCACCTCGGTGACGACCAACACGTCGACGTCGAAACCAACTTCCTGAGTAGTCATCTGCCGTTCAATGTCAGCGGATTCGGCGGGGTCTTTCCCGACGGCAAGCCCTGGATGTTCATCATGCAGAAAGCACCCGCCGACATTGCTATTCTCCTTCGCGGACAGGAAGATCCGCACTCGATGCTGCGCGAGGCACTCGACCGAGCGTTGGAGTTCAACCCTGATGCCCTGGTTGCAGAAGAGATGTCCTGGCATCATGCCGATCTCGTGAACATCTACGAGGACGAAGGTGCCGCGGCCTC
The nucleotide sequence above comes from Rhodococcus sp. KBS0724. Encoded proteins:
- a CDS encoding HNH endonuclease signature motif containing protein, which translates into the protein MTTVSDSIAVGDVVAGSAAGVRGRLWRLRPAEVRDVAVSASVEILRLEAIRVAAVDELTLNPDEQVLCYRGVGRWLAANTMLQNSAGNKIAALGAALRSFPDIAAQFEAGDLSLDHAALIAAFCESPPKGMPDSALTPSLKTLLAAASGVEATTTKLRYAIAVLERIFESDQPPPGEDNDLNALRIAPTLNGRVVIKGDFDPLTGEMLLSALSGLSMPKPAADGTPDQRSAAKRTADAFTELIRRYLDNAVTGVDGGQRPHVNVHITAKDLAEHRECATMRVDDDAPDVEDESVLEDLDVGYMPWMGPLSVSKTRMLACDCMLSTVLMDGKGAPLDATPLKRLVTAEQRIALIARDKGCAFPNCDAVPAWCDAHHIKPWSAGGLTVMDNLALLCRSHHTLMHSTSGFRGIWEIKMGSDHKPWFIPPSAIDPKQRRRRSTTRQGPVHRD
- a CDS encoding Atu4866 domain-containing protein, which translates into the protein MDRSGTTIDRADVIGMWVTSDGFIRQELRADGRYDEARGTRISAYTGRYSVTGSHLDYVDDTGFTATGDIRDGVLYHEHLVLYREATSHE
- a CDS encoding SDR family oxidoreductase is translated as MSEHKVILITGASSGIGAATARKLAADGHRIFLGARRTEQLEHLVNELVEAGGTAAFRRLDVTDLADFRSFVDAAHQQFGRVDVVVNNAGVMPLSPLGALNIDEWNRMIDVNVRGVLHGIAAALPLMESQGSGHFVNIASVGAYEVVPTGAVYCATKFAVRAISEGLRQESSGDVRVTVVSPGVTESELAESISDDRAREDMKAYRAVSIPAAAIANAIAFAVDQPSDVDVNEIVVRPAASVQ
- a CDS encoding helix-turn-helix domain-containing protein, which codes for MPSSELGDFLRSRRAQVSPKDAGIHSYGTRRVPGLRREEVAIIAGLSADYYTRLEQGRERNPSTQVLDALVRALRLDADQEMHLYRLAGLVPSDRGSGTGESVSPALLQLMDTYDWTPAFVLNRTLDILARNRVADTLFSPFSATDNLLRMVFTDPAGAEFYADWQHAAQATVATLRLAVGHASADARLRKLVDELTAASLAFRQFWAEGHVRGKTLDAKELVHPEVGAMSLTSQTFDVRDRPGQQLVIYQAERGSPSDRALTLLGSLTATRDQERRGTDLRSGRPAT
- a CDS encoding CHAP domain-containing protein, coding for MNADKPNRRRRVMLWIAAVLGVVVVAGAVVISVAPSRYLPWDTAEFPVTDLSALTTDQVRVLELLRAEHEQGRPGTFYSDGIDEEWCADFVSWIMREAGRPLSNPNSGSWRIPGVYTLQEYYQGIDAYSENDGSYTPDIGDVVIYDSSRLSGQHTNIVVSVDGDKAITVGGNEFGKVRVHDLDWTTDSAVVGFGTLHP
- a CDS encoding toxin-antitoxin system HicB family antitoxin, whose product is MDLTPYVDNLRHELAVAAEAGGEDTKTLAERLTAPLESAVRLTLLDALSTAAAEITRDLAPGSVDLRLRGREPEFVVTPALREPTPIDADEQPTPVPRAITESDDAAMTRINLRLGQELKDRIEAAAREAGISVNAWLVRSAAAALEGGASRNAPRQRASQGADTFTGWVH
- a CDS encoding DUF4097 family beta strand repeat-containing protein is translated as MPTFSTPDPITAIIDISVGRIRISASDREDTVVEVLPSNSSHDADIRVAEQTRVEFAGGRLQIKTPKQRGLGIFGRTGSVDVSIQLPSGSGLEGAAAVASLHATGTLGRSRVKLSSGECALDTTGPVDISTGAGAITVEHVVGDVDASTGSGTIRIRRVDGNAVVKNSNGDIAIGEIAGTLKAKSANGDVIVEHAECDATAATANGDIRLNSIESGVVSAKTAAGKIHIGVRSGTAARFDAHTSFGRVDNQMTTTHGPAATERRVDVHAHTSYGDIVIRRSEPPKI
- a CDS encoding ATP-binding cassette domain-containing protein, whose product is MTRKPAITATGLTKSYSEKTVLDGIDLSVDSGTVFALLGPNGAGKTTIVEILSTLTPADSGNIRIAGYNPADDPDAVRAVIGVTGQFSAVDDYLTGAENLLLMADLHHLSRDERRTRTDELLKKFDLVDAAGKLASAYSGGMRRRLDLAMTLIGQPEIIFLDEPTTGLDPRSRRSMWQIIRELVSDGVTIFLTTQYLEEADQLADHIAVLDHGRIVAQGTAAELKRHIPGGHVRLHFFDRNQLDSAADIFDNSSRDDAAYVLQVPSDGGVRSLRSLLDQLDAHSIDVKELSVHTPDLDDVFLALTGTERTDAR
- a CDS encoding ABC transporter permease, with the translated sequence MTTMTLAYLDSKTMLRRSIRHILRYPSMTVMLVGMPVVFLLLFVYVLGGTLGNGLGPGGGGRAEYVNYVAPAIILMTVASAAQGTAISVATDMTAGIIARFRTMAITRTSVLTGHVLGSLLQTIVSLVVVIAVAIAVGFRPTAGVVEWIATFALLILVAIAMIWLSVAFGLVSKSVETASNLPMVLILLPFLGSGFVPTDSMPTVLRWFAEYQPFTPIIETLRGLLLGEPIGNNAILAVGWCVAITFLSYLWARSLFNRRPVR
- a CDS encoding 2-phosphosulfolactate phosphatase, producing the protein MNSEHRQREYGLRFDWGLPGAEAITTDVDVAVVVDVLSFTTTLSVAADAGIEVFPYSWYDESAFEYSRDVDAVLAVRRSVATDGQISLSPKSIRESESPGRLVLPSPNGSTIAFALAAVAPICVGASLRNASAVADWIVHQLGSRSRVAIVASGEKWPGGELRPAVEDLWGAGAVVAALIAAGWGGSVSPEARMAADAWVAVSGSYEERLRECASGRELVALGFPHDVAIASELDDSDTVPVLEDRVFRGQRTGRRLNKLRAQR